A single genomic interval of Brevibacillus brevis harbors:
- a CDS encoding anti-sigma-F factor Fin codes for MSIRYTCRCCGMKIAEFDESQVTEAQLGFDSLTPEERALIISREQSGDTVVSITCDYCREALIQHPELSLVGNPLQ; via the coding sequence GTTGCTGCGGCATGAAGATTGCAGAATTTGACGAATCGCAAGTAACAGAAGCGCAGCTCGGGTTTGATTCCTTGACCCCGGAGGAACGTGCTCTTATAATATCGAGAGAACAAAGTGGAGATACGGTCGTCAGCATCACGTGCGACTATTGCCGTGAAGCGCTGATTCAGCATCCAGAGCTTTCACTAGTCGGAAACCCACTTCAATAA
- the mfd gene encoding transcription-repair coupling factor produces the protein MQVIINPMKQDTNVGTIVAGLEKGLHEQLVSGLAGSARQVLMASLQQMADRPVCVVTHNMYQAQKVYEDLIELVPSDQVLLYPGNELIGSELAIASPEMLAQRIHVFNRLAQGFTGFLVAPFAGLRRLVVPPQVWKEAQIQLSVGDELDIESFLLRCIELGYERVDMVERKGEMSIRGGIIDLYPIDSEWPVRIELFDVEIDSIRTFDMLSQRSLESVQTYILGPAKEMIASTPLLQESAVRLEQKLGETLANLKDGAAKEKVMERIGSDAERMKQGQRFAQLYSYISVIYPTGDTLLSYMPSDTLLIVDEPSRVLDTAAQLQKEEGEWLTGRIIQGEYMSNLSLSRTYDEIVSTKKRQIVYLSLFLRQSPKTQPQNIVNLTCRTMQNFHGQMNVLKTELARWKKSQDQIVFVAADLERAKRLERVLHDYEMEADVLTEAVETVPPGRPTIILGNLQTGFELPLNKLVVITEGEVFTAKQRKARKVQQTMNNAERIKNYLELKPGDFVVHVNHGIGKYLGIETKEILGIHKDYLHIQYAAGDSLFVPIDQIDHVQKYVASEEAQPKIYSLGGSEWKRVKNKVQSSVKDIAEDLIKLYAARESAVGHTFSPDTTEQREFEAMFPYQETQDQLRAISEVKADMERKRPMDRLVCGDVGYGKTEVAIRAAFKAVMDGKQVAVLVPTTILAQQHYETFRERFAEYPIRVEVLSRFRSRKEQNATLKGLKEGTVDVVIGTHRLLSKDLTFRELGLLIVDEEQRFGVSHKEKLKQIKTNVDVMTLTATPIPRTLHMSMLGVRDLSVIETPPENRFPVQTYVMDYSPALVREAIEREMARDGQVFFLYNQVQGIEQMAEQISMLVPDARIAVAHGQMNESELEGVILDFLEGNFDVLVSTTIIETGVDIPNVNTLIIYNADKMGLSQLYQLRGRVGRSNRIAYAYFTYQRDKVLTEVAEKRLQAIKEFTELGSGFKIAMRDLSIRGAGNLLGAEQHGFINTVGFDLYSQMLKEAIDELKGEVKQEIVTPVEINLQLDAYIPSMYITDSRQKIEMYKKFVAVSTLEDVDDLAEELLDRFGPVPKPVDNLLTISRLRVYALKHHITEISQKNPDEIKLFLHPSQNNNIDGGALFALTSNWSKRVGLSGGQQITIAVKVKGLKEDEGVQLVEKLLRQFHQVRRDTGTESPVS, from the coding sequence ATGCAAGTCATCATTAACCCGATGAAACAGGACACGAACGTCGGGACAATCGTGGCTGGTTTGGAGAAGGGGCTACATGAGCAGCTTGTCTCTGGCTTAGCTGGTTCCGCCCGGCAAGTATTGATGGCGTCATTGCAACAAATGGCAGATCGTCCGGTCTGCGTAGTGACGCATAACATGTACCAAGCACAAAAAGTATACGAAGATTTGATCGAGTTGGTTCCCTCTGATCAGGTGTTGCTTTATCCCGGTAATGAGCTGATTGGCTCTGAGCTTGCCATTGCCAGCCCGGAAATGCTGGCGCAGCGAATCCATGTATTCAACCGTCTGGCCCAAGGCTTTACGGGTTTTTTGGTTGCACCATTTGCTGGCTTGCGTCGCTTGGTCGTTCCCCCGCAGGTATGGAAGGAAGCGCAAATTCAGTTGTCCGTCGGTGATGAGCTCGATATCGAATCCTTTTTACTCCGATGTATTGAGCTTGGCTATGAGCGAGTGGACATGGTTGAGCGCAAGGGAGAAATGAGTATTCGCGGTGGAATTATCGATCTGTATCCGATCGATTCGGAGTGGCCAGTTCGGATTGAGCTTTTCGATGTGGAGATCGACTCGATCCGTACGTTTGACATGCTCTCCCAACGATCATTGGAATCCGTTCAGACGTATATTCTCGGTCCGGCAAAAGAAATGATCGCTTCAACGCCGTTATTGCAGGAATCGGCTGTTCGCTTAGAACAAAAGCTGGGGGAAACCCTCGCCAATTTGAAGGATGGGGCTGCTAAGGAAAAAGTCATGGAGCGAATCGGCTCTGATGCGGAGAGAATGAAGCAGGGACAGCGTTTTGCACAGCTTTATTCATACATCTCTGTCATTTACCCGACCGGTGATACATTATTGTCCTATATGCCTTCCGATACCTTGTTGATCGTTGATGAGCCTTCCCGTGTGTTGGATACGGCAGCACAATTGCAAAAAGAAGAAGGGGAATGGCTGACAGGACGCATCATCCAGGGCGAATATATGTCCAATCTCAGCCTGTCGCGCACGTACGACGAGATCGTGTCGACGAAAAAGCGCCAGATCGTTTACCTCTCCCTATTTTTGAGACAATCACCGAAGACCCAGCCGCAAAACATCGTAAATCTGACTTGTCGTACCATGCAAAACTTCCACGGGCAGATGAACGTACTAAAAACAGAACTGGCTCGTTGGAAGAAGTCCCAGGATCAGATCGTCTTTGTCGCAGCTGATTTGGAGCGTGCGAAGCGACTGGAGCGTGTCCTGCATGACTACGAAATGGAAGCGGATGTTTTAACAGAAGCAGTGGAAACGGTGCCTCCTGGGCGTCCTACAATCATTTTAGGAAACCTCCAGACAGGCTTTGAGCTGCCGCTAAACAAGCTGGTTGTTATTACGGAAGGTGAAGTATTTACCGCGAAACAGCGCAAGGCACGCAAAGTTCAACAGACGATGAACAACGCGGAGCGTATCAAAAACTACCTCGAACTCAAGCCTGGTGATTTCGTCGTCCACGTCAATCACGGGATTGGAAAATACCTCGGAATTGAAACCAAGGAAATTCTCGGAATTCATAAAGATTACCTTCATATTCAATACGCCGCAGGAGACAGTCTGTTTGTTCCGATTGATCAAATCGACCATGTGCAAAAGTACGTGGCGAGCGAAGAGGCACAGCCGAAGATATACAGCTTGGGTGGCAGCGAGTGGAAACGCGTCAAAAACAAAGTCCAGTCATCTGTAAAGGATATCGCCGAAGATTTGATCAAACTGTACGCAGCCCGCGAATCGGCTGTCGGTCATACATTCTCTCCAGACACGACGGAGCAGCGTGAATTTGAGGCGATGTTCCCGTATCAGGAAACGCAAGACCAGCTCCGCGCGATTTCGGAAGTGAAAGCGGACATGGAGCGTAAACGTCCGATGGATCGCCTCGTTTGTGGGGACGTGGGTTACGGGAAGACAGAGGTTGCGATTCGTGCTGCCTTCAAGGCTGTCATGGACGGAAAACAGGTAGCCGTTTTGGTTCCTACTACGATTCTGGCTCAGCAGCATTACGAGACGTTCCGTGAGCGTTTTGCGGAATATCCGATCCGCGTGGAGGTATTGAGTCGATTCCGTTCGCGCAAAGAGCAGAATGCCACACTAAAAGGACTGAAGGAAGGCACAGTCGATGTCGTCATCGGTACGCACCGTCTGCTTTCCAAAGACCTGACATTCCGCGAGCTTGGTCTGTTAATCGTAGACGAGGAACAGCGCTTCGGTGTGAGCCACAAGGAAAAGCTGAAGCAGATCAAAACGAATGTGGATGTCATGACTCTGACCGCTACGCCGATTCCACGTACCTTGCACATGTCGATGCTCGGTGTGCGTGATTTGTCTGTCATCGAAACGCCGCCAGAAAATCGTTTTCCGGTGCAGACGTATGTGATGGATTACAGCCCTGCTCTCGTTCGCGAAGCGATTGAGCGTGAGATGGCTCGTGATGGGCAAGTGTTCTTCCTCTACAACCAAGTACAAGGAATCGAACAGATGGCGGAGCAGATATCTATGCTCGTTCCTGACGCACGCATCGCTGTAGCCCATGGGCAGATGAACGAAAGCGAGCTGGAAGGCGTCATTCTCGACTTTTTGGAAGGGAATTTTGACGTATTGGTCAGCACGACAATTATTGAGACTGGGGTGGACATCCCGAACGTCAATACGCTGATTATTTACAATGCAGATAAGATGGGCTTGTCCCAGCTATATCAGTTGCGTGGACGTGTAGGTCGTTCCAATCGAATTGCGTACGCTTACTTTACGTATCAACGGGACAAGGTGCTGACAGAGGTAGCGGAAAAACGTCTGCAAGCCATCAAGGAATTTACCGAGCTCGGCTCTGGTTTCAAGATCGCGATGCGAGACTTGTCCATTCGTGGAGCAGGTAATTTGCTGGGGGCCGAGCAGCATGGTTTTATTAATACGGTCGGATTCGACTTGTACAGCCAGATGCTGAAAGAGGCCATTGATGAGCTGAAGGGCGAAGTCAAACAAGAAATTGTCACACCTGTGGAGATCAATCTGCAACTGGATGCCTATATTCCGTCGATGTACATTACAGACAGCCGACAAAAAATCGAGATGTACAAAAAGTTTGTCGCGGTGTCTACCTTGGAAGACGTCGACGATTTGGCGGAGGAGCTGCTAGACCGTTTTGGACCAGTTCCGAAGCCGGTTGATAATCTGTTGACCATTTCCCGTTTGCGTGTGTATGCCCTGAAGCACCACATCACTGAAATTAGCCAAAAGAATCCAGACGAGATTAAATTGTTCCTGCACCCTAGTCAGAACAACAACATCGATGGTGGAGCTCTGTTTGCGCTTACCAGTAACTGGAGCAAGAGGGTTGGGCTGTCGGGTGGACAACAGATCACGATTGCTGTTAAAGTAAAGGGGTTAAAAGAAGATGAGGGCGTGCAGTTGGTTGAAAAGCTGCTGCGTCAATTTCACCAGGTGCGAAGAGACACCGGTACGGAGAGCCCTGTGTCTTAA
- a CDS encoding peptidylprolyl isomerase yields MKRSVAILSSAVLVVALMTGCGGKAEEAKQDSKTPANQTDGSNQAANDPLVQFPKLTLPYTADQKAVIVEYQGGTVTGKEFEEFLRVINFMNPQQGTMIEMADSNTLKAYSREYTATKVLAGRSDDAMKKESKELAEKTFEKIKTQYMGFLGKDEAQFNKLMEGQGVTKDMIVNQMDLINQSINVMKKNIDDATLKQTYDQMDKASRTVASVRHILISTEKRTPEEALKISNDLVARLKKGEDFAKLATEFTDDPGSKQSGGLYENADVTQWVPEFKEASLTQKVGEVGPPVKTDFGYHIIKVENRKEKTFDEMKEQLRASSLEKAYDAFAKNELDKLITKFNIPQSKNDAPAKK; encoded by the coding sequence ATGAAACGTTCTGTAGCGATTCTATCTTCGGCTGTTCTGGTCGTGGCACTCATGACTGGTTGCGGCGGAAAAGCAGAAGAAGCGAAACAAGACTCAAAAACTCCAGCGAATCAGACAGATGGCAGCAATCAAGCTGCTAATGATCCTTTGGTACAATTCCCTAAACTCACTCTGCCTTACACAGCCGACCAGAAAGCTGTCATTGTAGAGTATCAGGGGGGAACTGTAACAGGAAAAGAGTTCGAAGAGTTCCTGCGTGTTATTAACTTCATGAACCCACAACAAGGCACCATGATTGAAATGGCTGATAGCAACACACTGAAAGCTTATTCGCGTGAGTATACAGCTACCAAGGTTTTGGCTGGCCGTTCTGACGATGCCATGAAAAAAGAGTCCAAAGAACTCGCTGAGAAAACCTTCGAGAAAATCAAAACGCAGTACATGGGCTTTTTGGGCAAGGATGAAGCTCAGTTCAACAAGCTCATGGAAGGCCAAGGCGTAACGAAGGACATGATCGTCAATCAGATGGACCTGATCAACCAGTCCATCAATGTGATGAAAAAGAATATCGACGATGCTACGCTGAAGCAAACCTATGATCAAATGGACAAAGCTTCCCGTACCGTTGCTTCTGTTCGCCACATCCTGATCTCTACCGAAAAGCGCACACCAGAAGAGGCGTTAAAAATCTCCAACGACTTGGTAGCACGCCTCAAAAAGGGTGAAGACTTCGCGAAGCTGGCAACAGAGTTCACAGATGACCCAGGCAGCAAGCAGTCTGGGGGCTTGTACGAAAATGCGGATGTAACGCAATGGGTACCAGAATTTAAAGAAGCATCCCTGACGCAAAAAGTCGGTGAAGTTGGCCCGCCAGTAAAAACTGATTTTGGTTACCATATTATTAAGGTCGAGAATCGCAAAGAAAAGACCTTTGATGAGATGAAAGAACAGCTCCGCGCGAGTTCTTTGGAGAAAGCCTACGATGCTTTCGCCAAGAATGAGCTGGACAAGCTGATTACGAAATTCAACATCCCGCAGTCCAAAAATGATGCTCCGGCGAAGAAATAA
- the spoVT gene encoding stage V sporulation protein T — protein sequence MKATGIVRRIDDLGRVVIPKEIRRTLRIREGDPLEIFVDRDGEVILKKYSPIGELGDFAKEYADSLYESMNHTVLISDRDSVIAVAGASKKEYLEKPIGSIVEKCLEERKTRLEKNTGSYEICRDMNETYGSFVVAPIVAGGDPIGSVILLNKNESTKMSDLEIKMSETAAGFLAKQMEQ from the coding sequence ATGAAAGCAACTGGTATCGTTCGTCGAATTGACGACCTCGGTCGGGTCGTGATTCCTAAGGAGATTCGTCGTACACTGCGCATTCGTGAGGGCGACCCGCTTGAGATTTTTGTGGATCGTGACGGAGAAGTCATTCTCAAAAAGTATTCACCGATTGGCGAATTGGGTGATTTTGCAAAAGAGTACGCGGACTCTTTGTATGAAAGCATGAATCATACCGTACTGATTTCAGACAGGGATAGTGTCATTGCTGTGGCGGGGGCCTCCAAAAAGGAATACTTGGAGAAACCAATTGGCAGTATTGTTGAGAAATGCTTGGAGGAAAGAAAGACCCGACTGGAGAAAAACACAGGCTCTTATGAAATTTGTCGTGACATGAACGAGACATATGGCTCGTTCGTCGTCGCACCGATTGTAGCAGGAGGCGATCCAATCGGGTCCGTGATCCTCCTCAACAAAAACGAGTCAACCAAGATGAGTGATTTGGAGATCAAAATGTCGGAAACAGCGGCCGGTTTCCTGGCAAAGCAGATGGAGCAGTAG
- a CDS encoding putative polysaccharide biosynthesis protein has translation MAQEKASVQFVKGAAILGIAGLVSKLLGAVYRIPYQNIAGDIGLYVYMQVYPLYTALLILATAGFPIAISKIVSERVAVGDAIGARRAFRVASISLVVLGIFFFLLLYGGAPVIARMMGDEHLITPLRAVAWSLPLVPMVAILRGYFQGHQNMMPTGVSQVAEQFIRVIFILAAAFWAMNVYQDPYLAGTGAVFAAFPGAIAAILVLLWYWRADKKMGHLSIGHVEQSAAQSWTNRQILRHLLTYAVPICMGALVLPLVPLVDSMTVVNMLQWSGTPEDLAKLLKGAFDRGQPLIQFGTFFATSLSLALVPAISEAVAQRQHQLISHRSEVAIRLTFLLGLPASFGLALLAEPINVMLYGDSNGTEALAVQSFTIIFATVSIASAGILQGLGRVMRPARNLFIGVLVKLILNLALVPFWGISGAAVSTVLAYMVAMGLNVLAVIKYTGAHIGFRQTVKKPFVSVVVMSIVVLIVEWLANTVLGGAGLSNRLFYTLVGLIAVGSGALVYLLALLKTGGLTRNDIQFLPKGKRIASLLTKYKLLPAEKARMNEKEA, from the coding sequence ATGGCTCAAGAAAAAGCTTCCGTTCAATTTGTGAAAGGCGCGGCGATACTTGGAATTGCCGGTCTTGTCTCCAAGCTTTTAGGCGCTGTATACCGCATCCCATACCAAAACATTGCCGGAGATATCGGCTTGTACGTATATATGCAAGTATACCCGCTGTACACCGCGTTGTTGATTCTAGCGACGGCGGGTTTCCCCATTGCCATCTCCAAGATCGTTTCAGAGCGCGTCGCTGTCGGGGATGCGATCGGGGCGCGCAGGGCGTTTCGAGTTGCCAGTATATCGCTGGTCGTTCTCGGGATCTTTTTCTTCTTACTGTTATATGGTGGGGCACCTGTTATTGCCCGTATGATGGGTGATGAGCATTTGATTACCCCGCTCCGAGCAGTAGCTTGGTCACTGCCGTTGGTGCCGATGGTTGCGATCTTGCGCGGCTATTTTCAAGGGCATCAAAATATGATGCCGACTGGCGTCTCTCAGGTTGCTGAGCAGTTCATTCGCGTGATTTTCATTCTGGCTGCTGCATTCTGGGCGATGAACGTGTATCAGGACCCTTACCTGGCTGGTACAGGTGCCGTTTTTGCTGCTTTTCCAGGTGCCATTGCTGCTATTCTCGTCTTGCTTTGGTATTGGAGAGCGGACAAGAAGATGGGGCATCTGTCCATCGGTCACGTTGAGCAATCGGCAGCGCAATCATGGACCAATCGTCAAATTTTACGTCATCTCTTGACCTATGCCGTTCCGATTTGTATGGGCGCACTGGTTCTGCCGCTTGTTCCGCTTGTAGACTCGATGACCGTCGTCAATATGCTGCAATGGAGCGGTACCCCGGAGGACTTGGCCAAGCTATTGAAGGGTGCATTTGACCGTGGTCAGCCACTCATTCAGTTTGGTACGTTTTTCGCCACGTCCTTGTCGTTGGCATTAGTGCCTGCGATCAGTGAAGCTGTTGCCCAGCGTCAGCATCAATTGATCTCTCATCGTTCCGAAGTCGCCATTCGACTGACCTTCCTGTTGGGATTGCCTGCTTCCTTTGGACTGGCTCTGTTGGCGGAGCCGATCAACGTCATGCTCTACGGAGACAGCAACGGTACCGAGGCCCTCGCTGTACAGTCCTTCACAATTATTTTCGCCACAGTGAGTATTGCCAGCGCGGGGATTTTGCAAGGCTTGGGACGCGTAATGCGCCCTGCCCGCAACCTGTTTATTGGTGTATTGGTGAAGCTCATCCTCAATCTGGCGCTTGTTCCGTTCTGGGGTATCTCTGGTGCAGCAGTGTCCACTGTTTTAGCTTATATGGTCGCTATGGGACTGAACGTTCTTGCGGTAATCAAATACACGGGAGCACACATTGGATTCCGCCAAACGGTGAAAAAGCCATTTGTGTCCGTCGTGGTGATGTCGATTGTCGTGCTGATTGTGGAGTGGCTCGCGAATACTGTGCTCGGCGGTGCCGGACTTTCAAATCGCTTGTTCTATACGCTGGTAGGTTTGATTGCTGTTGGTTCAGGGGCATTGGTCTATTTGCTGGCGCTTTTGAAAACGGGTGGACTCACGAGAAACGATATTCAATTTTTGCCAAAAGGAAAGCGAATTGCTTCACTGTTAACGAAATATAAGCTCCTCCCAGCGGAGAAAGCAAGAATGAACGAAAAGGAGGCGTGA
- the mazG gene encoding nucleoside triphosphate pyrophosphohydrolase, with translation MKNKTITVVGLGAGDLDQLPYGIYRTLKAAKQLYLRTKEHPVVAELIAEGIAIESFDDVYEQHDTFSDVYTDIVERLFSQVNEAGSLVYAVPGHPLVAERTVQLLLAEGPNRGVEIEIGGGQSFIDPLFARLHIDPIEGFSLLDGTALAAHQVSPGLHTIIAQVYDAFVASDVKLTLMEVLPDDYEVTVATAVGVAGQEIIETVPLYELDRLDHFGNLSLVYVPPTKDEKVSYRQFSYLKEIVAILRSPDGCPWDREQTHQSIRKNLIEETYEVLETIDDDDPDAMCEELGDLLMQIMLHSQMAAEDGYFSVDDVVATLNEKLVRRHPHVFGEKSANDSEEALANWQEIKAQEKAAKGIDVTVQSQLAGIPRDLPALMYAYKLQKKAAQVGFDWDDIADVYKKVEEEYREIQEASEEERAGELGDLLFAVVNLARFLKLDPEEALALTNNKFKKRFSYIEGKLQEAGRTFEQTDLQEMDKWWEEAKHETR, from the coding sequence ATGAAGAATAAGACCATTACCGTAGTCGGTCTTGGTGCCGGAGATTTGGACCAGCTCCCTTATGGCATCTATCGTACGTTAAAAGCTGCCAAACAGCTATATTTGCGCACGAAAGAGCATCCGGTCGTAGCCGAGTTGATAGCAGAAGGCATCGCGATTGAGTCCTTTGATGATGTATATGAGCAGCACGATACGTTTTCCGACGTATACACCGATATTGTGGAGCGGCTTTTTTCACAGGTAAACGAAGCAGGCAGTCTTGTCTATGCTGTGCCTGGTCATCCTTTGGTGGCGGAACGTACTGTGCAGCTCTTGTTGGCAGAGGGACCAAACCGTGGCGTAGAAATCGAAATTGGCGGTGGACAGAGCTTTATCGATCCGTTGTTTGCCCGCCTACATATTGACCCGATCGAGGGATTCTCTTTGCTGGATGGGACGGCGCTCGCTGCTCATCAAGTATCTCCGGGTCTGCATACGATTATCGCGCAAGTGTACGATGCTTTTGTGGCCTCTGATGTGAAGCTGACCTTGATGGAAGTGCTGCCGGACGATTACGAGGTGACGGTAGCGACAGCCGTAGGGGTAGCGGGGCAAGAAATCATTGAGACAGTGCCGTTGTATGAACTGGACAGACTCGATCATTTCGGGAATTTGTCTTTGGTGTATGTACCGCCGACGAAGGACGAGAAGGTATCGTACCGCCAATTCTCCTACTTGAAGGAGATCGTGGCGATCTTGCGCAGTCCGGATGGATGCCCGTGGGATCGCGAGCAGACACATCAAAGCATCCGCAAAAACTTGATTGAAGAGACGTACGAGGTTTTGGAGACGATCGACGACGATGATCCAGATGCAATGTGTGAGGAGCTGGGTGATTTGTTGATGCAAATCATGCTTCATTCGCAGATGGCAGCCGAAGACGGATATTTTTCGGTAGATGATGTTGTCGCGACGTTGAATGAAAAGCTGGTTCGCCGTCACCCTCATGTATTCGGGGAAAAGAGCGCGAATGATTCCGAGGAAGCGCTGGCGAATTGGCAGGAGATCAAAGCACAGGAAAAAGCAGCAAAAGGCATCGATGTAACGGTTCAATCGCAGTTGGCGGGAATACCGCGTGACTTGCCAGCACTGATGTATGCGTACAAGTTGCAGAAAAAAGCAGCCCAAGTCGGCTTTGACTGGGACGATATTGCAGACGTGTACAAAAAGGTAGAAGAGGAGTACCGCGAGATCCAAGAAGCATCAGAGGAAGAACGTGCTGGCGAGTTGGGTGATTTGCTATTTGCGGTCGTCAATCTGGCGCGCTTCCTGAAGCTCGATCCGGAGGAAGCACTCGCATTGACCAACAACAAGTTCAAGAAGCGCTTTTCCTATATTGAAGGCAAGCTGCAAGAGGCGGGTCGTACCTTCGAGCAGACAGACCTGCAAGAGATGGACAAATGGTGGGAGGAAGCCAAACATGAGACTCGATAA
- a CDS encoding RNA-binding S4 domain-containing protein yields the protein MRLDKYLKVSRLIKRRTLAKEVCDKQRVEINDRPAKASSNVKIGDKLAIRFGQKIVSVKVEDIKENPRKEEAASLYTVIGEVPVPRDEKEEDAYLKG from the coding sequence ATGAGACTCGATAAATATTTGAAAGTGTCTCGACTGATCAAGCGACGCACGCTCGCAAAAGAAGTGTGCGACAAACAGCGTGTGGAAATCAACGATCGCCCTGCAAAGGCGTCCAGTAACGTGAAAATCGGCGACAAGCTGGCGATCCGTTTCGGACAAAAAATCGTGTCGGTAAAAGTAGAAGACATCAAGGAAAACCCGCGTAAAGAAGAAGCGGCTTCGCTGTATACCGTCATTGGCGAAGTTCCCGTTCCGCGTGATGAAAAAGAAGAAGACGCCTACCTCAAAGGGTAA